DNA sequence from the Pedobacter sp. W3I1 genome:
TTTCCCATTAAGGCTTACCCGGGCAAGGTTTTTCACCTTTCCAAGCTCCAGGTAGGTTTCACCTTTAGGCTTACCTGCTTTAAAATCAAAAGTTTTGTGGTAGGCCGCAATCCCCGAATAATATTTGATGCCTTCAAGCTTGTTTTTAGACCAATCAGACAGGGAATCAAAAACCACTTTTTCTGGCCCTCCCCATTTCGGGTCAAAATTCACTTCCCATGGCCCTTTGAGGGTAAGCAGTTCCTGGTGCTGTGTTTCATGCAGACCAGCTACCTGCCTATTGCGGTTTTCCTTCGAAAACACCACAAAGCAGCTTTGGTAAGGCGCCAATGCTATCGGGATCATCGTTTTTGTTTTAGTAACAGTAAAATCACTTACCTGTTTAATCTTAGCGGTAACCGCATCCCAAATTTCCGGAGCACCTTTTACCGACCTGAAAGCAGCTTTAAAACTGATGGCGCTATCGCTGGTATTCGAAAGGAAATAAATGTCCCAATTCCCGTTGGTACGATGGGTATATCTTACGGGAGCCGTTGTAACGAAATCCTCTTCTAATGGCAATTTATGCAATACCTCAGCTGTTTGCCTGTAATGAGGATAAAGATGGTCCTGTTGTTTATGCAACGCTTCTCCCCAAATGATTATTCCTTTAGCGTAACGCTTTGTCTCCTGCGTTTCGGGCAATTGCCCCTGCCCCCATATTTCGCGAACGATCTTTTCAATCTGCTGATCACAATCAGGATAACCTATCAAACTTGGCGAACGATTTGGTGGGTTGCCGATAACGGTTGCACCGTTGCCGATCAGTGATGAAATTTTGGTAAGCAGTTCGGGTGTCATGGTTTCACTTTCGGGAAGTACCAGTATGCGGTATCTGGCACCGCTTGGAAATACGATATAGCGGTTTTCTACATGCGCTTTCATAAGCTGTGCGGGCGCACACCCATCAAAATTATAACCTCTGCGATCGGCCAGGGTATCGCCTCTCAGCGCTGAAGAAGGAGGGACAAAAACATGCGGTGAACCTTCGGGAGTGAGATAAAGAATATCGGCTACAGTTCTTCCCTGTTGCAACAGGTACTGGCATCTGCTTACATAGGCATGATAAGCATTTACCATGGGCCACCAGGTCTGGTTTCTGTCCCAGTGTACACCATATGGCCCCATCGTTGCCCCAGGTTTAAGCGAATCTGGCAAAAACTGATTCTGAAAGGTGTGGTATACAAAGCGGTTCACCCCAGCTGCAAATGCCCAGTCTCCCTGGTTTTTCATACTGGCTGGATGTTGTTTCCAACCTTCATTATCCTGAGCGGTAAAAGCTTCTGCCGGAATAAGCGAACGCCCCATCACATGCCCAATCGAGCTGGCCTCGATAACACTATAAGTAGAATTGAATCCAAATCCCTTACTCCAGAATTCAGCCATGGGTACATCTGCCACCGCGCCTAGCCGAAGATCGGCGGTTGGGTTCATATCATAAGGTTCGATGGAAAGGGATAAGCCATGACGATGCGCATAGGCTTTTACCTGTTCTGCATGGTTTTTCAGTATAAGTTCCTGGGCAGTCTCTCTCAGGTCCCATAAAAAGCGTTCGCTCTCTTGCAAACTACCTACAATGTTTCCTGAATAGACAGGAAAATACTTTAGCGGATCGTAGCCCCTGCTTTTGATAAAAGCTAGCCTAAAACTGCCTGTCCAGTTCTGTGCACCCATTTCCCAGCTGTCCATATGCAGCCGCTTAA
Encoded proteins:
- a CDS encoding glycosyl hydrolase; the protein is MDTYVGKLLGSINKTRKDVPGGLKRLHMDSWEMGAQNWTGSFRLAFIKSRGYDPLKYFPVYSGNIVGSLQESERFLWDLRETAQELILKNHAEQVKAYAHRHGLSLSIEPYDMNPTADLRLGAVADVPMAEFWSKGFGFNSTYSVIEASSIGHVMGRSLIPAEAFTAQDNEGWKQHPASMKNQGDWAFAAGVNRFVYHTFQNQFLPDSLKPGATMGPYGVHWDRNQTWWPMVNAYHAYVSRCQYLLQQGRTVADILYLTPEGSPHVFVPPSSALRGDTLADRRGYNFDGCAPAQLMKAHVENRYIVFPSGARYRILVLPESETMTPELLTKISSLIGNGATVIGNPPNRSPSLIGYPDCDQQIEKIVREIWGQGQLPETQETKRYAKGIIIWGEALHKQQDHLYPHYRQTAEVLHKLPLEEDFVTTAPVRYTHRTNGNWDIYFLSNTSDSAISFKAAFRSVKGAPEIWDAVTAKIKQVSDFTVTKTKTMIPIALAPYQSCFVVFSKENRNRQVAGLHETQHQELLTLKGPWEVNFDPKWGGPEKVVFDSLSDWSKNKLEGIKYYSGIAAYHKTFDFKAGKPKGETYLELGKVKNLARVSLNGKVVGVLWTPPWKIDISAQVKPGKNELTIEIANLWANRLIGDEAKPDDGIAGGQWPQWLLNGKPRTSGRFTFTTSKQYSSDSPLLESGLLGPVRIINESINVKKEVKPR